A portion of the Anaerolineae bacterium genome contains these proteins:
- a CDS encoding D-alanyl-D-alanine carboxypeptidase encodes MLRKAFLLSLLSLTALAFGPPALKERDVGGLRLYPCQVKGMASNQPPAIEAKAFLLADYATGTIILAKNEHERLPPASLTKIMTAILALENSSPGDLVTISQRAATVELPRMGLSPGKKILMENLLYGLLLLSANDAAAAIAEHVAGKQEAFVEMMNYKAASLGMKNTHFTNPQGFDEEGHLSTAYDLWLLTRHALANHAFAAVVATYERGGLISTNRFLTLYPGADGVKTGTTPLAGECLIASATRGNQKGVVVLLNSPDRYGEAASLLDYYFHNYTLVPLSSPGLDRVRKPSGEVVTFRVKGESLLLVEKWKSFLLQFYRKVSSGELLVYFGDEIMLSRPLVEEN; translated from the coding sequence ATGCTTAGGAAGGCTTTTCTGCTGTCTCTTCTCAGCCTTACGGCCCTGGCCTTTGGCCCGCCAGCTTTGAAAGAAAGAGACGTTGGGGGCCTGAGACTTTACCCCTGTCAGGTTAAAGGTATGGCCTCCAATCAACCTCCCGCTATTGAAGCTAAGGCCTTCCTCCTGGCTGATTACGCTACTGGGACCATTATTCTGGCTAAAAATGAGCACGAGAGGCTTCCTCCTGCAAGTTTAACGAAGATAATGACGGCCATTCTGGCCCTTGAGAATTCTTCCCCAGGCGATCTGGTAACAATAAGTCAAAGGGCTGCAACGGTGGAATTGCCGAGGATGGGGCTTTCGCCGGGCAAGAAAATCCTCATGGAGAATTTGCTTTATGGCCTTTTGCTCTTATCAGCCAACGACGCTGCTGCGGCCATTGCCGAGCATGTCGCCGGGAAGCAGGAAGCTTTTGTGGAAATGATGAACTATAAAGCGGCCAGTCTCGGGATGAAAAACACGCACTTTACCAATCCCCAGGGCTTTGACGAGGAAGGACACCTTTCTACCGCCTACGACCTCTGGCTTCTTACTCGGCATGCTCTGGCTAACCATGCTTTCGCCGCTGTAGTAGCAACTTATGAGCGAGGAGGGCTTATTTCCACCAATCGTTTCTTAACCCTTTACCCTGGAGCCGATGGGGTCAAAACAGGCACAACCCCGCTGGCTGGAGAATGTCTGATAGCATCGGCAACAAGAGGAAATCAGAAAGGCGTGGTTGTTCTCCTCAATAGCCCTGACCGTTACGGCGAAGCCGCTTCACTGCTGGATTATTACTTCCACAATTATACCCTTGTGCCTCTTTCCAGCCCAGGCCTTGATCGGGTCAGGAAGCCTTCAGGAGAGGTGGTAACATTCAGGGTGAAAGGGGAAAGCCTGCTCCTGGTGGAGAAGTGGAAATCCTTTCTGCTTCAGTTTTACAGGAAAGTTTCTTCCGGTGAGCTTCTGGTTTACTTTGGGGATGAGATTATGCTTTCGCGCCCTTTAGTGGAGGAAAACTAA
- a CDS encoding regulator yields MKVVEPKEYSLDEMAMKVFLEAINLAGGPRKLMEYRRLTWLPSLMEAAYSVVLAHEEKKSEDEIASFLGLARPAVRNILRANPDEVMRRLEGKVRSRSHVAGGLAKLAYQRIKFREMAP; encoded by the coding sequence ATGAAAGTAGTAGAACCTAAGGAGTACTCCCTGGATGAAATGGCCATGAAAGTGTTTCTTGAGGCAATAAACCTTGCTGGTGGGCCACGTAAACTCATGGAATACCGGAGACTTACCTGGCTTCCCAGCCTCATGGAAGCGGCCTACAGCGTGGTCCTGGCTCATGAAGAGAAGAAGAGCGAAGACGAAATCGCTTCTTTCCTGGGCCTCGCCCGACCAGCTGTGAGAAACATATTGAGAGCTAACCCTGATGAGGTAATGAGGCGCCTTGAAGGAAAGGTGAGGAGCCGTTCCCACGTAGCTGGGGGACTTGCAAAACTGGCTTACCAGCGAATAAAGTTTAGGGAAATGGCTCCCTGA
- a CDS encoding KaiC domain-containing protein — MTEALLDSIGTMKDLSGKIPRLEGVPTGVEGLDELFFITKIVDGKPVRKFLGGIPRYSVWNITGVSDTGKSLLVEQFAIKQVSMGNPCVFATLESPAPFVAAGLKGRALAMGVDPELVEEHIIFIDGASYYQLRNSIQTFLSTLAYAIKEYKARAVVIDSITGLYETKEVFARDVVRAIFNFLKEWRQTALLVSQKRSGHEGLSAEAAGGYAVSHIVDGSMVLSKVLITNKYEASLYRKPIGEIVRLFRIDGCRLCGHDTSTHLMEITESGLIRIGPRLSEIASKVKGEGGESDESSRT, encoded by the coding sequence ATGACCGAAGCTCTTCTGGACAGCATCGGGACGATGAAAGACTTATCAGGCAAAATACCCCGCCTTGAGGGAGTGCCCACAGGTGTAGAGGGGTTGGATGAGCTTTTCTTCATCACAAAGATAGTGGATGGTAAACCAGTCCGGAAATTTCTGGGGGGAATCCCCCGCTATTCCGTGTGGAACATAACGGGCGTATCCGATACGGGAAAGAGCTTGCTGGTTGAACAATTCGCCATAAAACAGGTGTCCATGGGAAACCCCTGCGTCTTTGCTACCTTGGAAAGCCCTGCCCCTTTTGTGGCTGCAGGGCTCAAAGGCAGGGCTCTGGCTATGGGCGTTGATCCAGAATTGGTGGAAGAGCACATAATATTCATCGATGGAGCTTCATATTATCAGCTCCGCAATAGCATCCAGACTTTCCTGAGCACTCTGGCTTACGCTATCAAAGAGTATAAAGCGAGAGCCGTGGTTATTGATTCTATCACTGGCCTCTATGAAACCAAAGAAGTATTTGCCCGGGATGTAGTGCGAGCAATCTTTAACTTCCTGAAAGAATGGCGGCAAACTGCCCTTTTGGTATCTCAAAAGAGAAGCGGACACGAGGGTCTTTCGGCGGAAGCAGCGGGGGGTTATGCTGTGAGCCACATTGTAGATGGCTCAATGGTCCTCTCCAAAGTGCTTATAACCAATAAATACGAAGCCAGCCTCTATCGCAAGCCTATCGGAGAAATTGTGAGGCTTTTCCGAATAGATGGCTGTAGGCTGTGTGGCCATGATACTTCCACACACCTTATGGAAATAACAGAAAGCGGCCTTATACGTATAGGACCGCGTCTGAGCGAAATAGCCTCTAAGGTTAAAGGGGAAGGAGGTGAGAGCGATGAAAGTAGTAGAACCTAA